The following are from one region of the Amylibacter sp. IMCC11727 genome:
- a CDS encoding L,D-transpeptidase: MKRRDFIVSATAAGLFAPNIARAFDSTIAKEPPIPDILAPKVVRIKGGNENEIHVVPDHYSLYLTIEKNKAIRYYVGVGRDGLYESGTFYVKAKKEWPSWTPTQDMIKRSPKSYKRFEDGMPGGPNNPLGARALYLFYPNGGDSFLRLHGTNKPNTIGKDVSNGCARLVNLHAVDLYNRTAMDTKVILHPKGIYPKKPIGSDVKS; this comes from the coding sequence ATGAAACGACGTGACTTCATCGTGTCCGCAACAGCCGCTGGCCTGTTTGCACCAAACATTGCGCGTGCCTTTGACAGCACCATCGCCAAGGAACCGCCAATCCCCGATATCCTTGCACCCAAAGTGGTGCGCATCAAAGGTGGCAATGAAAACGAAATCCACGTGGTTCCCGATCATTATTCGCTGTACCTGACCATCGAAAAGAACAAGGCAATCCGGTACTATGTGGGCGTGGGCCGCGATGGCCTGTACGAAAGCGGTACGTTTTATGTGAAAGCCAAAAAAGAATGGCCCAGCTGGACCCCGACGCAGGATATGATCAAACGATCCCCAAAATCCTACAAACGGTTCGAAGACGGCATGCCAGGTGGCCCGAATAATCCCCTTGGCGCGCGTGCGCTTTACCTGTTCTACCCCAATGGCGGCGACAGCTTTTTGCGCCTGCATGGCACAAACAAGCCCAACACAATCGGCAAAGACGTGTCCAACGGCTGCGCCCGATTGGTGAACCTGCACGCGGTCGATTTATACAACCGTACCGCCATGGACACCAAAGTCATCCTGCACCCCAAAGGCATCTACCCGAAAAAACCGATTGGGTCGGATGTTAAAAGCTAG
- a CDS encoding thioredoxin family protein codes for MRIVRTIGVVAAIFCALASGAMAQTVQAGFNDEDITWVDFQNGLERARSECKPVFVLFHTDWCPHCKRYRAAFKEPSIVELSKDFVFVIVDRDHEEAINDRYAPEGGYVPRSVMLNGAGVLQTQISGPRTDYKYFLDPDNYRELEGFLTRAKAEFDPAHCDFKPV; via the coding sequence ATGAGAATTGTTCGAACCATTGGCGTGGTCGCGGCAATATTCTGTGCCTTGGCAAGTGGTGCAATGGCGCAAACCGTGCAGGCCGGGTTCAACGATGAGGATATCACTTGGGTCGATTTCCAAAACGGTTTGGAACGCGCCCGATCAGAATGCAAACCTGTGTTTGTGCTGTTTCACACGGATTGGTGCCCCCATTGCAAACGGTATCGGGCCGCGTTCAAAGAACCTTCGATTGTGGAATTGTCCAAGGATTTCGTGTTTGTGATTGTGGATCGGGACCATGAGGAAGCGATCAATGATCGATATGCGCCAGAAGGTGGATATGTACCACGATCTGTGATGTTGAACGGGGCAGGGGTTTTGCAAACCCAAATTTCAGGGCCAAGAACGGATTACAAGTATTTCTTGGACCCTGATAATTACCGCGAACTGGAAGGGTTTTTGACCCGTGCAAAAGCAGAGTTTGATCCCGCACACTGCGATTTCAAACCTGTGTAG
- the hpaD gene encoding 3,4-dihydroxyphenylacetate 2,3-dioxygenase yields MALPAPNLYPDFNIIRLSHIELVVTDLAQSKAFYVDTLGLQITYEDSTHIYLRAMEERGHHCVILMKGDTPCVNVCGFKVYDEEDLDRAETFFKSKGLPTEWITRPHQGRTLRTRDNMGMPIEFYHKMERLPSIHQKYKLYNGVKPLRIDHFNYFSPDVDASIAFWNDMGFRVTEHTSDAETGRNWAAWMHRKGGVHDVAFTNGTGPRLHHLAFWVPTPLNIIDLLDLMATTGYVANIERGPGRHGISNAFFLYILCPDGHRTEIYCSDYQTVDPDHEPINWDLKDPQRQTLWGAAAPRSWFEHGSTFKDVPTRDSDLKAQPIIAP; encoded by the coding sequence ATGGCTCTTCCCGCACCAAACCTCTATCCCGATTTCAACATCATCCGCCTGTCCCACATCGAACTGGTTGTCACCGACCTCGCGCAATCCAAAGCGTTCTATGTGGACACGCTCGGCCTACAAATCACCTACGAAGATTCCACCCACATCTATTTGCGTGCGATGGAAGAACGCGGCCACCATTGCGTCATCCTGATGAAAGGCGACACACCCTGCGTGAACGTTTGCGGATTCAAAGTCTACGACGAAGAAGACCTCGACCGCGCTGAAACCTTTTTTAAATCAAAGGGCCTGCCCACCGAATGGATCACCCGCCCCCACCAAGGCCGCACCCTGCGCACACGCGATAACATGGGTATGCCGATTGAATTTTATCACAAAATGGAACGCCTGCCGTCGATCCATCAGAAATACAAACTCTACAATGGCGTCAAACCGCTGCGCATCGACCATTTCAACTATTTCTCTCCCGATGTGGATGCCTCCATCGCGTTCTGGAACGACATGGGCTTTCGCGTCACTGAACACACGTCTGATGCGGAAACGGGCCGAAATTGGGCTGCTTGGATGCACCGAAAAGGGGGCGTTCACGATGTGGCCTTCACCAACGGAACAGGCCCGCGTCTGCACCATCTGGCCTTCTGGGTTCCCACACCGCTGAACATTATCGACCTGCTCGATCTGATGGCCACTACGGGTTACGTTGCAAATATCGAACGCGGACCAGGCCGCCACGGCATATCAAACGCGTTTTTCTTGTACATTCTCTGCCCTGATGGACATCGCACGGAAATCTATTGTTCAGATTATCAAACCGTTGATCCCGATCACGAACCGATCAATTGGGACCTCAAAGACCCCCAACGCCAAACCCTCTGGGGCGCCGCCGCCCCGCGCAGTTGGTTTGAACACGGCTCAACCTTTAAAGATGTGCCAACACGCGATTCTGATCTAAAGGCCCAGCCAATCATCGCGCCTTAA